The Fervidicoccaceae archaeon genome contains the following window.
AATTGCCGCCTATTTCTTAAGCACGAACAGGAACAAGCGGAGCATTGTAATAGATCTCAAGAAGCCGGAGTCGAGGCTCGTGGTCGAGAGGCTGGCCAAGTGGGCCGACATAGTCGTCGAGAACTTTAGACCGGGCGTCGCCGAGAGATTAGGCATAGACTACGCAACGCTTTCGAGGATAAATCCCAAGATCATCTACTGCAGCATCTCGGGATTCGGTCAGACCGGACCCTACAGAGAGAAACCGGCTTACGACCTTATAATCCAGGCTCTCAGCGGGCACATGAGCATAACCGGCGAGCCCGGAAGGCCCCCGGTTAAATTCGGAGTTCCCATAACGGATTTGACCAGCGGCATGATGGCCGTGATAGCGATACTCGCGGCTCTCCATCAACGCGAGAAGACGGGAGTGGGTCAATACATAGACGTGTCGATGCTGGACACGCAGGTCTACCTGCTCGTCAATCAGGCCTACAACTATTTCGCCACGGGCAGAGACCCGGAGAGATTGGGCTCGGCTCATCCAAACATAGCTCCCTATCAGGTCTTCACTACTTCCGATGGCTACGTGGCAGTGGCAGTCGGCAATGACAAGCTCTGGGTCGACTTCTGCAAGGCGTTGGGTAGACAGGACCTCTTGGAGAACCCGAGGTTCAAGACCAACGAGCTGAGGGTGACGAACAGGCGAGAGCTCGTGGAAGAAATCGAGGAGATCTTCTCGCGCATGACGACGAGCGAAGTGGTCGAG
Protein-coding sequences here:
- a CDS encoding CoA transferase — protein: MSLPLSGVRVLDFSRVLAGPFATMILGDLGADVVKVEPPQGDDTRYWSPPEIRGIAAYFLSTNRNKRSIVIDLKKPESRLVVERLAKWADIVVENFRPGVAERLGIDYATLSRINPKIIYCSISGFGQTGPYREKPAYDLIIQALSGHMSITGEPGRPPVKFGVPITDLTSGMMAVIAILAALHQREKTGVGQYIDVSMLDTQVYLLVNQAYNYFATGRDPERLGSAHPNIAPYQVFTTSDGYVAVAVGNDKLWVDFCKALGRQDLLENPRFKTNELRVTNRRELVEEIEEIFSRMTTSEVVELLERAGVPCGPVKKISEVLSDPQVLHRGMVTKMRHPVYGEVPALGVPLKSSVTGFEIRRAPPLKGEHTREVLREVGFTDEEIESLIAMGVVETERSEKNP